A genomic region of Halobacteriovorax sp. JY17 contains the following coding sequences:
- a CDS encoding FHA domain-containing protein has translation MYKLVVVGGKLRGQEFELHDGENILGRSDECDINFPVNGVSKKHMAVSVTKDAAYLQDLGSSNGTFLNGKIIKRATVKNGDKIALPDSILQVVYVAEKKIVIKKRAQEEEEDVDFMLDTPPAPQALPAKVIWAFKYKLMPVFHGVNEEYEWRVLFGILLAILSVITITLTIFPVIQSSKRTLLLETAERGAHYAEEIARTNARALEAKNLDQLNTAFMNSIKDVTSYDLFELDGRIVRPLVRMNSYITDTHSIKVKEWAQKTRTEENIYKKRLDGGEIGIGKKIMAFNPKTGQTEPVGVIAIRFSPKSLAVESQESTKAYLEALMTSFLVAIVFFSIVYYLTIKPLDEMKYQIEEALRGKRRNLESRFLFSEMNTLRSSVNSILQRNRELQNEEMDSEFAEMEGDEGYVSTLKEFMRGSGVAVLVLDSEKNVQAINNEAEDITGIRESSAQGMNISDVSREKGFAGTVIELCDNSANNGGTNQEGEYDLQGNAYAIHVASLLGKDNFAKAYYITFVRV, from the coding sequence ATGTATAAATTAGTTGTCGTAGGTGGAAAGCTTAGAGGGCAGGAGTTTGAACTTCATGATGGAGAAAATATTCTCGGGCGCAGTGATGAATGCGATATTAACTTTCCTGTAAATGGTGTTTCAAAGAAGCATATGGCGGTATCAGTAACAAAAGATGCAGCTTACTTACAAGACTTAGGAAGTTCAAATGGAACATTTCTAAACGGTAAGATTATTAAAAGAGCAACAGTTAAGAATGGCGATAAGATAGCTCTTCCTGATTCAATTTTACAAGTCGTTTATGTTGCTGAAAAAAAGATTGTTATAAAGAAGAGAGCGCAAGAAGAAGAGGAAGATGTTGACTTCATGTTGGATACACCTCCGGCTCCTCAGGCTCTTCCTGCCAAAGTCATATGGGCATTTAAGTATAAATTAATGCCTGTCTTTCACGGTGTAAATGAAGAGTATGAGTGGAGAGTTTTGTTTGGAATACTCTTGGCAATTTTGAGTGTTATTACAATTACGCTTACTATTTTTCCTGTGATTCAAAGTAGCAAGAGAACTCTTCTCCTTGAAACGGCGGAGCGTGGGGCCCACTATGCAGAAGAAATTGCAAGAACGAATGCAAGAGCTCTAGAAGCAAAGAATTTAGATCAGCTTAATACAGCTTTTATGAATAGTATTAAAGATGTAACGAGTTACGATCTTTTTGAACTCGATGGAAGAATTGTAAGACCTCTAGTCAGAATGAATAGTTATATTACCGATACCCACTCAATCAAAGTTAAGGAATGGGCACAAAAGACTAGAACAGAGGAAAATATTTACAAGAAGAGACTTGATGGTGGAGAGATTGGTATTGGTAAAAAAATTATGGCCTTTAATCCAAAGACGGGGCAGACAGAGCCTGTTGGGGTTATTGCAATTAGGTTTAGCCCTAAATCTCTAGCAGTAGAGAGTCAGGAAAGTACAAAGGCTTATCTTGAAGCTTTGATGACTTCCTTCTTAGTTGCAATCGTTTTCTTTTCAATTGTTTATTATTTAACAATAAAACCTTTAGATGAAATGAAGTATCAAATTGAAGAAGCTTTGAGAGGTAAGAGGCGAAATCTAGAAAGTCGTTTTCTTTTTAGTGAAATGAATACTCTTAGATCTTCCGTAAACTCTATTCTTCAAAGGAATAGAGAGCTTCAAAATGAAGAGATGGATAGTGAGTTTGCAGAAATGGAAGGAGATGAAGGGTATGTCTCGACATTAAAGGAATTCATGAGAGGATCTGGGGTGGCCGTACTCGTCTTAGATTCAGAAAAAAATGTACAAGCAATTAATAATGAAGCGGAAGATATAACAGGTATAAGAGAGTCAAGTGCTCAAGGTATGAATATATCTGATGTTTCGAGAGAGAAAGGTTTTGCTGGGACAGTGATCGAGTTATGCGACAACTCGGCCAACAATGGGGGAACTAACCAAGAAGGTGAATATGATCTCCAAGGGAACGCCTATGCTATTCATGTTGCGAGTTTACTTGGTAAAGATAACTTTGCGAAAGCATATTATATAACATTTGTGAGAGTATGA
- a CDS encoding DUF192 domain-containing protein: MSMQVKFKEIVLCEELKIADDFFSRLIGLMFKKKMIGFDGLLIKQCNSIHTFFMRYALDIVFLNKEMKVVKVIENIKPWRMTLMYLKSSQVLELKSGTLNNRLKKEDQLEIVCIN; the protein is encoded by the coding sequence ATGAGTATGCAAGTAAAGTTTAAAGAGATTGTTCTCTGCGAAGAATTAAAAATAGCAGATGACTTTTTTTCAAGACTAATAGGCTTAATGTTTAAAAAGAAGATGATTGGATTTGATGGGCTCCTTATTAAACAGTGCAATTCGATTCATACTTTCTTTATGAGATATGCGCTCGATATAGTTTTCTTAAATAAGGAAATGAAGGTTGTTAAAGTCATTGAAAATATTAAGCCCTGGAGAATGACATTAATGTACCTTAAATCCTCGCAGGTATTAGAGCTGAAGAGTGGAACTTTAAATAATAGATTAAAGAAAGAAGATCAATTGGAAATAGTATGTATAAATTAG
- a CDS encoding type II secretion system F family protein translates to MKKWGYHIILLVLTILTLFAPTQTLAQTARYENLSSRELVQLLNEECERGQMANCYEAGQMYMGAESEASKSKGRKLIQKSCQGGHENACEFLKGGLARDTGSDLLFYSSIGLIGLAVYLVTIMMFQDEEEFKASEKLEEGGKKSGPTENYGIVLRYSKPFFKRYVTPIVSTMKSKKKIKDKYKRKLASSGLTDVLSPEDFFSFKIFLIVGFPIVFFGVRVFLEEDWPLSMIPIIAAVGFVYPDIWIKGRIQMRQKEVIMAMPFCVDMLALSVEAGLDFVAAMTKVVEKAKKTALSEEFETMIKEIRIGASRAEALRNLAWRIDLIQTSSFCATLIAADSVGASIGPILKALSLEIRQKKSSEVEKAGATAATKILFPMLFLIVPAVFIVVAAPIILELVTGPK, encoded by the coding sequence ATGAAAAAATGGGGATATCATATCATTTTACTTGTACTGACAATTTTAACGCTCTTTGCGCCAACGCAAACTCTCGCTCAAACTGCGCGCTATGAGAATCTCTCTTCAAGAGAGTTAGTGCAACTGTTGAATGAAGAGTGTGAGCGTGGACAAATGGCTAACTGCTATGAAGCTGGCCAGATGTATATGGGGGCGGAAAGTGAGGCATCAAAGTCAAAAGGGCGAAAGCTTATCCAAAAGTCCTGTCAGGGTGGACATGAAAATGCTTGTGAATTCTTAAAGGGTGGACTTGCTAGAGATACGGGTTCTGACTTACTCTTCTACTCATCAATAGGTTTAATAGGTCTTGCTGTCTATCTTGTAACGATTATGATGTTTCAAGATGAGGAAGAATTTAAAGCCTCTGAAAAACTAGAAGAGGGAGGAAAGAAGAGTGGACCAACTGAGAACTATGGAATTGTTCTTCGTTATTCGAAGCCATTCTTTAAGAGGTATGTAACCCCCATAGTTTCGACTATGAAATCCAAGAAGAAAATTAAGGACAAGTATAAGAGAAAATTAGCCTCTTCAGGATTAACGGATGTTTTAAGCCCTGAAGATTTCTTTTCATTTAAGATATTTCTCATTGTTGGATTTCCTATTGTTTTCTTTGGAGTCAGAGTTTTCTTAGAAGAAGATTGGCCATTAAGTATGATTCCAATAATTGCAGCAGTAGGATTTGTTTACCCAGATATTTGGATAAAAGGAAGAATTCAAATGAGGCAGAAGGAAGTCATTATGGCGATGCCTTTCTGTGTGGATATGCTTGCTCTTTCAGTTGAAGCAGGACTAGATTTTGTTGCAGCTATGACAAAAGTTGTTGAAAAGGCAAAGAAGACAGCTCTTTCTGAAGAATTTGAAACTATGATTAAAGAAATTCGAATTGGTGCAAGTAGGGCAGAGGCCCTAAGAAATCTTGCTTGGAGAATTGATTTAATTCAAACCTCGTCGTTTTGTGCAACATTGATTGCGGCAGACTCTGTAGGGGCATCAATAGGTCCTATCTTAAAAGCTCTATCATTAGAGATTAGGCAGAAGAAATCATCAGAGGTTGAAAAAGCAGGAGCAACAGCAGCTACGAAAATTCTCTTCCCGATGTTATTTCTTATTGTTCCAGCAGTTTTTATTGTTGTCGCGGCTCCAATTATTTTGGAACTTGTTACGGGACCTAAATAA
- the nagZ gene encoding beta-N-acetylhexosaminidase translates to MSKLGQLIITGISGPSLLDEEREFLEKENIAGVILFSNNYESPAQLAELVNQIQTTRKEYPLFICVDNEGGRVFRFKTGFTKVPSMMELGSLNSPKTVFECSQIMAKELKACGVNLNLAPVCDIVNNEQNKVIGDRAFGKTAEEVSKYISSVIRGLQTSDILSCAKHFPGHGCTTKDSHFDLPIIKKPLNEIRKEEFLPFTKAIKSRVEFVMMAHVIVEEINPDLPTSLCPEAYEILREELRYTKLIISDDMQMKAIADRYSYEEAAVMAINAGADIIEYKDMEFARKALNGLKQAQKNQELKNETILDRHSRVMNCKERNLKEYTPIYIPEISKHVGTPASTTYIEEIKKKIEEIKA, encoded by the coding sequence ATGAGTAAATTAGGACAATTAATAATTACTGGTATTTCTGGACCATCTCTTCTTGATGAGGAGAGAGAGTTCTTAGAAAAAGAAAATATTGCAGGAGTGATCCTCTTCTCAAATAACTATGAATCACCTGCTCAGCTTGCAGAATTAGTAAACCAAATTCAAACAACTAGAAAAGAGTATCCATTATTTATTTGCGTAGATAATGAAGGTGGAAGAGTCTTTAGATTTAAAACAGGTTTTACTAAGGTCCCTTCTATGATGGAGCTTGGAAGCCTAAATTCACCTAAAACTGTTTTTGAATGTAGTCAAATTATGGCCAAGGAACTTAAAGCCTGTGGAGTAAATTTAAACTTAGCTCCTGTTTGCGATATTGTAAATAATGAGCAAAATAAAGTTATTGGAGATAGGGCCTTTGGAAAAACTGCAGAAGAAGTCTCTAAATATATTTCTTCTGTAATAAGAGGTTTGCAAACAAGTGATATTCTTTCATGTGCGAAGCACTTTCCTGGACACGGTTGTACAACAAAAGATTCACACTTTGATTTGCCAATTATAAAGAAACCATTAAATGAAATAAGAAAGGAAGAATTTCTTCCCTTCACAAAGGCCATTAAATCTAGGGTTGAATTTGTCATGATGGCACATGTGATTGTTGAGGAAATAAATCCAGATCTTCCAACATCTCTTTGTCCTGAGGCCTATGAAATTCTTAGGGAAGAGCTTCGGTACACAAAGCTGATAATATCTGATGATATGCAGATGAAAGCAATTGCAGATAGGTATTCATATGAAGAAGCTGCTGTGATGGCGATTAATGCAGGAGCAGATATAATTGAGTATAAAGATATGGAATTTGCTAGAAAAGCATTAAATGGACTTAAGCAAGCTCAAAAGAATCAGGAATTAAAAAATGAAACAATTCTAGATCGTCATAGCCGAGTCATGAATTGCAAAGAAAGAAACTTGAAAGAGTATACACCAATTTATATTCCAGAAATCAGCAAGCATGTAGGAACTCCTGCCAGCACGACTTATATCGAAGAGATTAAAAAGAAAATTGAAGAGATTAAAGCTTAA
- a CDS encoding ABC transporter permease — MNKEIKIGTFLLSSYLIWALVWIIYSYFIRGSLTSPYFPLTDMTQELVSPGNNGFILGTDIYGRSVIEILSAGLAYSLGVSLLVSLTSATIGIIIGYLSVTGSNFVKIGSDLIINLIFIFPSILIAIMVMSVTGQSFWGLVFALVITGWPGYARIARGETMRVMNLTYVESARAVGVTETRLFSRVIVPAILPLMMVHIVLGVSGVIISEAALGFLGLGGSEYSWGAMLSIAKTVLLEAPYMVITLSAVMAGLIIGLNLLGDGLRDYLDPRKSF; from the coding sequence ATGAATAAAGAAATTAAAATTGGTACATTTCTCCTATCATCTTATCTGATTTGGGCGCTTGTCTGGATTATTTATAGTTATTTTATAAGAGGTTCGCTTACAAGCCCTTATTTTCCACTTACAGATATGACGCAAGAATTAGTTAGCCCGGGAAATAATGGTTTCATTCTTGGAACAGATATATATGGACGTTCAGTTATTGAAATTCTTTCCGCAGGTCTTGCCTATAGTTTAGGAGTATCACTTCTAGTAAGTTTAACTTCTGCAACGATTGGAATTATTATTGGTTACCTTTCTGTAACAGGAAGCAATTTCGTAAAGATTGGAAGTGATCTCATCATTAACTTGATTTTTATTTTTCCAAGTATATTAATTGCAATTATGGTGATGTCGGTAACTGGTCAGTCATTTTGGGGGCTAGTCTTTGCTCTGGTGATCACAGGGTGGCCAGGCTATGCGAGAATTGCTCGTGGTGAAACGATGAGAGTGATGAATCTAACTTATGTAGAGAGTGCTAGAGCGGTAGGAGTTACAGAAACAAGACTCTTTTCAAGAGTTATTGTTCCTGCAATTCTTCCTCTTATGATGGTACATATTGTACTAGGAGTAAGTGGAGTTATCATAAGTGAAGCAGCTCTTGGATTTCTAGGTCTTGGTGGATCAGAGTATTCATGGGGAGCAATGTTATCAATAGCAAAAACAGTCTTACTTGAAGCACCTTATATGGTGATCACTCTTTCTGCGGTAATGGCGGGATTGATTATTGGGTTAAATTTATTAGGCGATGGACTTAGAGATTATCTCGATCCAAGAAAATCTTTTTAA
- a CDS encoding ABC transporter permease, protein MEKSVRKLAYSFFTMFIAVSAIFIVLRATPGDPVEKVLGAEAKPEEIVKYRQQLGLDQPIIIQYKNYLVGVVTGNMGESLFKKKEVKTLIGKHMGPTVILAFISVGCAMCLGTMLGIWAGFKRSGFFDNTSRIISLLFLSFPIFSLAPILVYIFSVKMGVLPVSEWGGLKHMVLPLVTLIIPLSAVLMRVSRNKLLEEAGEPWVQVLKSKGMNDLQVLFRLTKVCLPTILNVVAIQLSVVLAGTMITETIFDIPGMGMLLFEGIQNRDYPVVQGVIIYSTVIYMSVYFIVDFLNTKIDPRIQV, encoded by the coding sequence ATGGAAAAATCAGTTCGAAAGCTAGCCTATTCATTCTTTACTATGTTCATCGCCGTGAGTGCAATATTTATCGTATTAAGAGCAACACCTGGAGATCCTGTAGAGAAAGTCCTAGGAGCAGAAGCAAAACCAGAAGAGATTGTAAAATATAGACAACAACTTGGTTTAGATCAACCTATTATTATTCAGTATAAGAATTATCTGGTTGGTGTTGTTACCGGAAATATGGGGGAGAGTCTTTTTAAGAAAAAAGAAGTAAAAACTTTGATTGGAAAACATATGGGACCAACAGTAATTCTCGCATTCATTTCAGTTGGCTGTGCAATGTGCTTAGGAACAATGTTAGGAATATGGGCAGGCTTTAAGAGGTCTGGTTTCTTTGATAATACTTCAAGAATTATTTCTCTTTTATTTCTCTCTTTTCCTATTTTCTCTCTAGCTCCAATTCTTGTTTATATTTTTTCAGTAAAAATGGGAGTTCTTCCTGTATCGGAGTGGGGTGGATTAAAGCATATGGTACTTCCACTAGTAACATTAATTATTCCTTTGAGTGCTGTTTTGATGAGAGTTTCTAGAAACAAACTCCTTGAAGAAGCAGGTGAGCCTTGGGTTCAAGTTTTAAAATCAAAAGGTATGAACGATTTACAAGTACTATTTAGACTAACTAAAGTCTGTCTTCCGACTATTTTAAATGTTGTCGCCATTCAGCTCTCTGTTGTCTTGGCCGGAACAATGATTACAGAAACAATTTTTGATATACCAGGAATGGGTATGCTCCTTTTTGAGGGAATTCAAAATAGAGATTATCCAGTCGTGCAAGGAGTAATTATTTACTCAACAGTAATTTATATGAGTGTTTATTTCATAGTGGATTTCTTAAATACAAAAATAGATCCAAGGATTCAGGTTTAA
- a CDS encoding rod shape-determining protein, with product MFKKFLDWFSNDLAIDLGTANCLVYAKDRGIIVNEPSVVAVHQGMKGVNKVLAVGKEAKEMLGRTPGSIKAIRPMRDGVISDFEVTQAMLKYFIQKSLTGSKLIKPRIIICIPFGITQVEKRAVKESAEQAGAREVYLIEEPMAAAIGAGLPITEPSGNMIVDIGGGTTEVAVISLGGIVYSQSVRVAGDKFDEAITSYIKKKYSLLVGERTAEAIKMSIGNAYPFDDEVKTYEVKGRDLIAGAPKIIEVTSDEIRDALADPIAEVVEAIKVSLEKTPPELAADIVDNGIILAGGGSLLANLDVLIKEKTGLPVSLAEDPLTCVVRGCGKALESIHLLRQVATLS from the coding sequence ATGTTCAAGAAATTTTTAGATTGGTTTTCAAATGATTTAGCGATTGACTTAGGTACTGCAAATTGTCTTGTCTATGCAAAGGATAGAGGAATAATTGTAAATGAGCCTTCTGTTGTAGCTGTTCATCAAGGTATGAAAGGCGTTAATAAAGTTTTAGCTGTTGGTAAAGAAGCTAAGGAAATGCTTGGACGTACTCCTGGAAGCATTAAGGCAATCAGACCAATGAGAGACGGTGTAATTTCTGACTTTGAAGTTACTCAAGCAATGCTAAAATACTTCATTCAAAAATCCTTAACAGGGTCGAAGCTAATTAAGCCTAGAATTATAATCTGTATTCCATTTGGTATTACTCAGGTTGAAAAGAGAGCTGTTAAAGAATCTGCCGAACAGGCAGGGGCTAGAGAAGTTTATTTAATTGAAGAGCCGATGGCCGCAGCTATCGGAGCGGGACTTCCAATTACAGAGCCTTCTGGAAATATGATTGTTGACATCGGTGGTGGAACGACTGAAGTTGCTGTTATTTCTCTTGGTGGAATTGTTTATTCTCAATCTGTTAGAGTTGCTGGAGATAAATTCGACGAAGCGATTACATCTTATATTAAGAAAAAATATTCTTTACTCGTTGGTGAGAGAACAGCTGAAGCAATTAAGATGTCAATTGGGAATGCATACCCATTTGACGACGAAGTAAAAACTTATGAAGTTAAAGGTCGTGACTTAATTGCTGGAGCTCCAAAAATTATCGAAGTTACTTCAGATGAAATTAGAGATGCTCTTGCAGACCCTATTGCAGAAGTTGTTGAAGCTATTAAAGTGTCTCTAGAAAAAACACCTCCTGAGCTTGCTGCTGACATTGTTGATAACGGTATCATTCTAGCTGGTGGTGGTTCATTACTTGCAAACTTAGATGTACTTATTAAAGAGAAGACAGGTTTACCAGTTTCTTTAGCTGAAGATCCTCTTACTTGTGTGGTTAGAGGTTGTGGAAAGGCTTTAGAGTCTATTCACCTACTAAGACAGGTGGCAACACTTTCGTAA